Proteins from a single region of Callithrix jacchus isolate 240 chromosome 12, calJac240_pri, whole genome shotgun sequence:
- the LOC144578534 gene encoding uncharacterized protein LOC144578534: protein MTGPKFGAQVSLYHRDGTQEAARYCREAGVTHSGLFLERSSSDCGDNGSSLWASWKLSNWEVADLGFESRQSDSKLQRQTQSQRPLSSLRASADQRLGSGRFRGKDLELCRRQGWHLHFQGITGVWVGCARGHAGLRGSQVKGSGGPDSRWAWGGVVSLCRLSYRSGQSLRGLAVAMSLHPPCQPGTGPVKTQEQLRPQPDCPQVPCEARATQACPSQLLKHGALLSPRQHPAGWLPSFGRRQGVCETTVYRSSRCHRVAELCTALRESKVEAERTRAVVKCPRLPDWQPLPPAGIFLWFPEVRDKGGVRWLSPYSQPLGCLCGTASLGNSTSPSTPLEGLTVRGAQAGGVTTWFGFYCSPRGKARQTPPHIRSEVELWLHDVNTRRLLEPQFPQL, encoded by the exons ATGACAGGGCCCAAGTTTGGAGCCCAGGTCTCCTTATACCACAGGGATGGCACCCAGGAAGCTGCCCGATACTGCAGAGAGGCTGGAGTCACACACTCAGGTCTGTTCCTAGAGAGGAGCTCATCAGACTGTGGGGACAACGGCTCTAGcctctggg cctcATGGAAGTTAAGTAACTGGGAAGTTGCAGATCTTGGCTTTGAATCTAGGCAATCTGACTCCAAACTGCAAAGACAGACCCAGTCTCAGAGGCCCCTTAGCAGCTTAAGGGCCTCAGCCGACCAGAGATTAGGATCTGGCAGGTTCCGAGGGAAGGACCTGGAGCTATGCCGGAGGCAGGGCTGGCACCTCCACTTCCAGGGCATCACAGGAGTGTGGGTGGGCTGTGCTCGTGGGCATGCAGGACTCAGGGGCAGCCAGGTGAAGGGCAGTGGGGGACCCGACTCACGGTGGGCCTGGGGAGGTGTGGTTTCTCTCTGCCGGCTTAGTTACAGGAGCGGCCAGTCTCTCCGGGGTCTGGCTGTAGCCATGTCCCTGCACCCACCTTGCCAGCCCGGGACAGGCCCCGTCAAGACCCAGGAGCAGCTCCGGCCTCAGCCAGACTGTCCACAGGTCCCATGTGAGGCCCGAGCCACCCAGGCATGCCCCAGCCAGCTCTTGAAGCACGGCGCGCTCCTCTCACCTCGCCAGCACCCTGCTGGCTGGCTTCCTTCCTTTGGCCGCAGGCAGGGTGTGTGTGAAACCACAGTTTACAGAAGCTCGAGATGCCACCGAGTGGCAGAATTGTGCACTGCACTCAGGGAATCAAAGGTAGAGGCAGAAAGAACTAGAGCTGTTGTGAAATGCCCACGGCTCCCCGACTGGCAGCCACTGCCACCCGCAGGGATTTTTCTGTGGTTTCCAGAGGTGAGGGACAAAGGTGGAGTCCGGTGGCTTTCTCCCTACAGCCAGCCCCTGGGCTGTCTTTGCGGCACCGCTAGCCTAGGAAACTCCACATCCCCCTCCACACCTCTAGAAGGACTCACAGTGAGGGGGGCCCAGGCAGGAGGCGTCACCACCTGGTTTGGGTTTTACTGTTCACCCAGGGGTAAGGCAAGACAAACACCACCCCACATCAGATCTGAAGTTGAGCTCTGGCTTCATGACGTTAACACACGAAGactcttggagcctcagtttccccagctgtaa